In Bradyrhizobium symbiodeficiens, the genomic stretch GGCGCGCTGGTGGCGATGACGCCTGACGGCGCGGTGCGCGCCATGGTCGGCGGACGGAACTATTCCGAGAGCCAGTACAACCGCGCGGTGACCGCGAAGCGCCAGCCGGGCTCCTCGTTCAAGCCGTTCGTCTATCTGACCGCGCTCGAGCAGGGGCTGACGCCCGACACGATGCGCCAGGATGCGCCGATCGAGGTCAAAGGCTGGCGGCCTGAGAACTACACCCACGAATATTTCGGCGCGGTGACGCTGACGCAGGCGCTGGCGATGTCGCTCAACACGGTCGCGATCCGCCTCGGCCTCGAGGTCGGGCCGAAGAACGTGGTGCGCACCGCACATCGGCTCGGCATCTCCTCCAAGCTCGAACCCAACGCCTCGATCGCGCTCGGTACCTCCGAGGTCTCCATGGTCGAGCTGGTCGGCGCCTATGCGCCCTTTGCCAATGGCGGCCTCGCGGTGACGCCGCATGTCGTCACGCGGATCAGGACGCTCAGCGGCAAGCTGCTCTACATGCGCCAACCCGAGGAGCGTAACCAGGTCGTCGATCCCCGCTATGTCGGCATGATGAACGCGATGATGCGGGAGACGCTGATATCGGGCACCGCCAAGAAGGCCGAGATTCCCGGCTGGCCGGCCGCCGGCAAGACCGGCACCAGCCAGGATTATCGCGACGCCTGGTTCATCGGTTACACCGCCAACCTCGTCACCGGCGTCTGGCTCGGCAATGACGACAATTCGCCGACCAAGAAGGCCACAGGCGGCGGCTTGCCGGTGGAAGTCTGGTCGCGCTTCATGAAGACGGCGCACGAGGGCGTGCCGGTGGCGGCATTGCCGAGCACACAAGGTGGCTGGGGCCTGTCGAACCTGGCGCAGGCGGCATCGCAGGTGTCGCCGCCGACAGCGGCCGCGCCACCGACGGCGGCCAACAATGGCGGCTATCGCCCGCCGCCCCCGACGCGCGCCAATGCGCGGCCGGAGGCTGCGGCAGGGCTCGATGGTTGGTTGATGGACCGCCTGTTTGGCGGAAATCGCTAGGCTCGGGCGGAGGGCATTCAGCCCCTCAAACCAAAAAGTGCGAAAACAACCCCATGCACAGTAGCCGGCGATAGCAAAATCAACGGCTTGCGCGGGCAGCGCTGCGGGGAATCCAGTACGCTGCGACGCTTCGGTTCAGAAACAACTGCCTCCGGAATACTGAATCGCCCGCTCCAGTGCGCACTTGCGCACAAGGCGGGCGATGACAGCGTCAGATGGAGCAAAAGCGCGCCCCTAATCCTCGACCCCGTAGCGGTGCAGATCATTGCCGTAGGTGTCGAGCCACTTCTTGGCACGCTCCATCGACGGGCAGACTTTTCCGCACACGCGCCAGAACCGGGCCGAATGGTTCATCTCGACGAGATGGGCGACTTCGTGCGCGGCGAGGTAGTCGAGCACGAAGGGCGGCGCGAGGATCAGCCGCCAGGAGAACGACAGCGAGCCGGCCGAGGTGCAGGAACCCCAGCGGCTGGACTGATCGCGGATCGAGAGCCGCTTGACCCTGACACCTAGCTCGGCGGCGTAGGCCTCCGACGAACGCTGCAGGTCGTGGCGTGCCTCGCGCTTGAGGAAGTCACTGACGCGGCGATCGACATGTTCGAGCCCGCCGGCGACGCAGAGAATGCGCTCACCGCTATCGCGGACCTCGGTCCACACCGTGCCGCGCGTGCCGGCGCGATGAACGATGCGATGCGGCGTGCCACGAAGCGGTATCACCGTGCCCGGCTGGAACGGCGCGGCCTTCGGCAAGCGACCGAGGCGCGCGGCGATCCACGCACCGTGGCGCTGCGCGAAGTCTTTGGCCTCGGCCAGCGTGCCGCGCGGCGGCATGGTGAGGATGGCTTCGCGATCGCTCGGATGAATTCTGAGCGTGTAACGACGCGCGCGGCGGTGCCGCCGCAATCGGATGGCAAAATATTGCGATCCGTGGGTGATCAGGACGGTCTTCGGTTCGTGGGGACGCCGATAGAGGAGAGCGCGAGTGGCCATGTCTGTCAGTCCAGGGAGCAAGAGTTCGCCCGGATTCTGCCATAACCGCCGCCAGGGAAAGCGCTCGGCGCAAAAACAAATCATTTGCCCAATATACAGCGGTCTGGCGTCCGGGAGACCCTACAGACTGGGGTTGGAACCGGCTTTTTTCGCCCCCGCTGGACGCATGCGGCACCCCCAAGGGGTGAGGATGGACTCACTCCTATGAAGCTACCTAAATACCGCGAATCTGGAGGGAACCTGACCCTGCCGGAGGCGTCGGCAGGGCCCGAATTTTCGACGGGAAAGCCGAAAAAGAAGCTATTCGGCCGCGCGAGCCTGCAATGAGCTCGGATTTGCCGCTGAAACCATGAAGTCGTGAATGCGCGGCACGATTTCCGACCTGAAGCGCGAGCCGTTGAACACGCCGTAATGTCCGACGCCCTTCTGCACGTAATGAACGCGGCGATGATCGGGGATCGAGCTGCACAATGTGTGCGTCGCTTCGGTCTGGCCGAGACCGGAGATGTCGTCGTTCTCGCCTTCGACGGTCATCAACGCCACGCGCGTGACCTTGGAGGGATCGACAAGTGTTCCGCGATGGGCCATCTCGCCCTTCGGCAGCGAGTGCTTCACGAATACGGTGTCGACCGTCTGCAGGTAATATTCGGCGGAGAGGTCCATCACCGCGAGATACTCGTCATAGAACTCGCGATGCTTGTCGACGAGGTCACCGTCGCCCTTCACCAGATGGGCGAAGAGCTGCTTGTGGGCGTCCATGTGGCGGTCGAGATTCATGCTGATGAAGCCGTTGAGCTGCAGGAATCCCGGATAGACGTCGCGCATCATGCCCGGATGCGGGAACGGCACCTTGGTGATGACGTGGTTGCGGAACCAGTCGATGCCGCGCTCCTGGGCGAGATTGTTCACCGCCGTCGGATTGCGGCGAGTGTCGATCGGCCCGCCCATCAGCGTCATCGAAGTCGGCACGAAGGGATCGCGCAGCGATTCCATCACCGAGACGGCAGCGACGACCGGCACGGAGGGCTGGCACACCGCCAGCACATGCGTGTTGCCGCCGAGGACGTGCAGCATCTCGATGACGTAGTCGATGTAATCGTCGAGATCGAAACGGCCATCGCTGAGCGGCACCATGCGGGCGTCGGCCCAGTCGGTGATGTAGACCTCATGCGCGGGCAGGAACGCCTCGACCGTGCCGCGGAGCAGCGTCGCATAATGGCCGGACATCGGCGCCACGATCAGCACACGCGGCTGCGGACTGCGCAGCGGACGGGTGAATTTGCGATCGAAATAGAGCAGCCGGCAGAATGGCTTTTCCCAGACCGAGCGAACCTCGACGGGGACGCGGATGCCGTTGACCTCGGTGTCGTCGAGGCCCCATTCCGGCTTGCCGTAACGGCGCGTGGTCCGCTCGAACAATTCGCAGGCCGCGGCAACCGACTTGCCGACCTCGGTGCGTGCCCAGGGATTGAGGGGATTCTGAAACAGCAGCTTGGTCGCGTCAGTGACCGCACGTGCCGGATTGAGAGAGGCGTGCGCCATCTCGTACATCCAGTACATCGGCGTCGTCAGGACCGGACTGCCTTCGGCCGCCAGGGGCGGCGCGCCGCCAAACTCACCAATAGGCATCGCTATATCCTTCTTCGCATCGCAGCATACTGCCGAATGCGTAATATTGCGTCAATGCATGCTTCCGTACATCTACGTAGCGAAAACGGCTAAACCGGCCTGAATCCACGATAAAGCGACGTTATTCGCCACCCGACAACAGGGAGCCATTCCGCTTGGCGCTGCGCAAAAGGGCAAGGAATGCCCAAAAAGAAGCTCCCAGCAGCACCGCATTGATGGCCAACGCATCCAGCATCAGATCGATCCGGAAGGTTCGCTCGATCAGCAGCGCGCGCATCCCTTCGAACACGTAAGTCGGCGGCAGCGCCCAGGCGATGGGTTGCAGCCAGACCGGCAACACGCTGACGGGATAGTAGACGCAGGCGAGCGGCAGGATCGCGAACATCAAGGTCCAGACGATGCTCTCGGCGCCGAGGCCGTTTCGCAGCACCAGCCCCGACACGAAGATGCCGACCGACCAGCTCGTGAAGATCAGATTGCAGAAGAATGCGATCAGCGGCAGGCCGAGGGCATAGACATTGAAGTGAAACATCACCAGCGCGAGCACGGTCATCGGAATGATCCCGATCGCGAGCCGGATCAGGCTCATGACCATCAGCGACAGCAGAAACTCGATCGGCCTCAAGGGGCTCATCATGAGGTTGCCGATGTTGCGCGCCCACATCTCCTCCAGGAACGAGATGGAGAAGCCGAGCTGCCCGCGGAACAGGATGTCCCAGAGGATGACGGCGCCGATCAGGGTGCCGCCGGCGCGCGCGAAGAAATTGGAATTCTCGGCGATGTAATACTGGATGAAGCCCCAGGTGATGACCTGCAGCGCCGGCCAGTACAGCAATTCGAGCAGCCGCGGCCAGGACGACATCAGGAGGTACCAGTAGCGCAGGATCATCGCGCCGATGCGGTGGACGGAGATGCCGCGGTGGAGGGAGAGCTCGGTCATCGGGGCAATCCGTTGTCCGGATGAAGACTGTCATCCCGGGGCGCGACGAAGTCGCGAGCCCGGGATCCATAGCCACAGGATTGAATTGGACGAAGACTCGGAATTACCGATCTCGCCTCACAACCGCGGCCTGTGGTTATGGATTCCGGGCTCGCGCTCCGCGCGCCCCGGAATGACGGGACTCTAGCCGGGGTTCTACAGTTCGCCCTCACCTCGCCGCCTCCTTCGCGCCGTTCGCCCGGCCGCGCGCGACGTCCAGAAACACCTCTTCCAGCGTGGTACGGTTGTAGCGCGCCATGATCGCCTCCGGCGTATCGTCGTCCTCGATGCGGCCGCGCTTCATGATGATGACGCGGTCGCAGAGCCGCTCGACCTCGAGCATGTTGTGCGAAGCCAGGAGGATGGTGGCGTTGTTGTCCTTGCGATAACGCTCAAGATGCGCCCGCACCCAGTCGGCGGTATCTGGGTCGAGCGAGGCGGTCGGCTCGTCGAGGAGCAACAGCTCGGGCCGGTTGATCAGCGCTTTGGCCAGCGCGACGCGGGTCTTCTGCCCGGCGGACAGCTTGCCGTTGGCGCGGTCGATGAATTCGGTGAGGTCGAGATCGTCCGCGAGCGCGGCAATGCGCTCCGACAGGTGCTTCACCGCATAGAGCTTGCCGAACACGGTGAGGTTCTGCCGCACCGTGAGCCGCATCGGCATATCGACATAGGGGCTCTCGAAATTCATCCGCCCCAGTACGGACGCGCTCTCCTCGGGCATCCCATGACCGAGCACCTGCACACGGCCGGAGGTCGGCAGCACCAGGCCCATGATCATTGCGATGGTCGTGGTCTTGCCGGCGCCGTTGCCGCCCAGAAGCCCGGTGATACTGCCGCGCGGCAGCGAAAAGGAAATGTCGTCAACGGCGCGGGTCTGCTTGTAGACCTTGACGAGGTGATCGACCTCGATCGCCGCGGAGGAGCTGCGCCCCGCGACAGTCGGCGGACTTGAAGCTTTGTCGTTCCCGGTCATGCTGGGGCGTTCTTCTGCTATTGCAGCGGAGAGCGCAAGGCTTGTAATCCGGGTGGTTCCGCGAGCCCGCGTTTGTGATCGAGAAGGCACCGCCACATTGGCCGAGATGACCGAGACTGCCGATACCGACTTCCGCCACGCACAACGACATATCCGACTCGACACCATCCTGCGGCTGCGCTGGCTGGCGGTGCTCGGCCAGCTCGCCGCGATCTTCATCGTGGCGCAGGGGCTGGAGTTCAATGTCGAGATCGTCCCCTGCGTCAGCATCATCGCCTTGTCGGCGGCACTCAATCTGGCGCTCCAGACCGTCTCCAATCCGCTGCAGCGGCTGGAGCCGATGCAGGCGGCCGGACTCCTCGCGCTGAACATCGTGGAACTGGCCGGTCTGCTGTACTTCACCGGCGGACTGCAGAACCCGTTCTCGTTCCTGTTCCTCGCGCCGGTGCTGATCTCGGCCACGGCGCTGCCGGCGCGCTCCACATTCGGCCTCGGCGTGCTCGCGGTCGCCTGCGCCTCGGTCCTGTTCTTCTTCCATTTGCCGCTGCCCTGGGATTCCGACGATCCCCTGGTGCTGCCGCCGATCTATCTCGTCGGCGTCTGGCTCTCGATCGTGCTCGCGATCGGCGTCACCAGCCTCTACTCGTTCCAGGTGACGGAAGAGGCGCGCAAGCTCGCGGACGCGCTGGCCGCGACCGAGCTGGTGCTGACGCGCGAGCAGCATCTGACCCAGCTCGACGGCCTTGCCGCCGCGGCCGCGCACGAGCTCGGCACGCCGCTGGCGACCATCTTCCTGATCTCGCGCGAGTTGGAGAAGACGGTGAAGGATGCCAGCTTTGCCGCCGACCTGAAGACGCTGCGCGAGCAGACCCAGCGTTGCCGCGACATCTTGAGCAAGATCACCCAGCTCTCCTCCACCGGCGCGCCGTTCGACCGCATGAAGCTGTCGGAGCTGATCGAGGAAGTGGTGGCCCCGCACCGCGATTTCGGCGTCGAGATCAAGGTGCGGATCGCGGTCGCCGCCGTGTCCGAGCCGGTCGGCTCGCGCAACCCGGCGATCCTCTACGGCGTCGGCAACATCGTCGAGAACGCGGTCGATTTCGCCCGTACCACCGTCGAGGTGAACGCGTGGTGGAACAAGGACACGATCGAGCTTCTGATCTCCGACGACGGCCCCGGCATTCCGCCCGACATCCTGAACCGGATCGGCGAGCCCTATCTGTCGCGGCGGCGAACCACGGATGACGGCGGCGGCGAGCGACGCGGCCTCGGATTGGGCGTGTTCATCGCGCGTACCTTGCTGGAACGCACCGGCGCCAAGGTCTTGTTTACCAACCGGATCTTTCCGGACCACGGCGCCGTGGTCCAGATCACATGGCCACGACAGCGTTTTGAGGCTATCGAGAGCCTCGAAGAAACAATAGGATAGCCGCGACCTTGCGTCGCACGACAGGGCGGATCGACTATTTGCCGCCTTGGCACTGCGCGATTGCGACGCCATATGTAAACGCGCTGGAGAGAGGACAAAACCTTGAACGCCATCGCCGAACTGAACGAACAGACCGATCGCTCGCTGCTGATCGTGGAGGACGACAAGCCGTTCCTGGAGCGGTTATCGCGCGCCATGGAAACGCGCGGCTTTGCCGTGACATCATGCGACACCGTCTCCGACGGACTTGCGCAGATCGGCAGGTCGGCGCCTGCATTCGCCGTGGTGGATCTGCGGCTCGGTGACGGCAACGGCCTCGACGTAGTCTCGGCGCTGAAGAAGAAGCGCCCCGACGCACGCGCGATCGTGCTGACCGGCTACGGCAACATCGCCACGGCCGTCACGGCGGTGAAGATGGGCGCGATCGATTATCTCTCCAAGCCCGCCGATGCCGACGACGTTGTCGCGGCGCTGCTGTCGACCAGTGCCGACAAGTCCGATCTGCCGACCAACCCGATGTCGGCCGACCGCGTCCGCTGGGAGCACATCCAGCGCATCTACGAAATGTGCAACCGCAACGTCTCGGAAACGGCACGCCGGCTGAACATGCATCGGCGGACGTTGCAGCGCATTCTCGCCAAGCGCGCGCCGCGGTAACGGTTTTCGTAGGGTGGGCAAAGGCGCTTAGCGCCGTGCCCACCATCTGTGGATTGGATAGGGATCGTGGGCACGCTTCGCTTTGCCCACCCTACGGCACCGATGTTTGCGGCGCCGCTATTCCCAGAAATCCGCGTGTCCCTGCGGATCGACCAGCCGGTTGATCCGTAGCGCCGCTGCCATTCCGAACCGTACTGTCATCTGCTTGCGGGTGGCGGCGGCGAGCTTATGCTCGGGCGCTTCGCAATGCAGGTGCGCGCCATAGGCGTCGGCGATGATCAGGCCGGTGCCTTCCGGAAAGATCTCGCACGGCAGGTCCTGCGTGAAGGCGAAGAACAGCCGATCACAATGGGCACGGTATTCGTGCCATTTCTGGTCGGCGCGCAAATCCTCCACCGACGATTTGATCTCGACGATCCAGATCTCGCCGCGCTCGTTCAGCGCCACCAGATCGGCGCGCCGGCCCGAAGGCAACGGCAATTCGCTGATGCAGGTAAAGCCGAGCGAGCGCAGCAGCCGCGCGGTGCCGCGCGCAATGGCGAGCGCCGTCTCGGACTGGCGGCGATCGGGCGGCGGCACGAGGGCGATATTGCGGGCGGTGTTGTCCATGGGTGGGAGGATAGCCGATTCCATTGGGTGCTGACACTACCCCCACCCGTCATTCCGGGGCGCGACGAAGTCGCTTCGCGCGCCCCGGGATGACAGCGCGTGTGACGCGGAACCGCACTCGACCTTAACAATTATCACGCAGCCGCCGCACCTCGGCGGAACCACCGGGGCTGCGCGCATGATCGATGATCTCTGGTACAAGAACGGCGTGATCTATTGCCTCTCCGTCGGCACCTATATGGATGCCAACGGCGATGGGGTCGGCGACTTCAAGGGCCTGCTGCGCCGGCTCGACTATCTGCACGGGCTCGGCATCACCACGATCTGGCTGATGCCGTTCCAGACCTCGCCCGGCCGCGACGACGGCTACGATATCGCCGACTATTACAGCGTCGATCCCCGTTACGGCACGCTCGGCGACTTCGTCGAATTCACCCATGGCTGCAAGCAGCGCGGCATCCGCATCATCATCGATCTCGTCGTCAACCACACCTCGGACCAGCACCATTGGTTCAAGGAAGCGCGGCGCGACAAGAACTCGCCCTATCGGGACTGGTACGTGTGGTCCGACAAGAAGCCCGCAAACGCAAACACGGGCATGGTGTTTCCCGGCGTACAGAAGACGACCTGGACACGCGACAAGGAAGCCGGCGCGTATTATTTCCACCGTTTCTACGATTTCCAGCCCGATCTCAACACGTCGAACCCGCATGTGCAGGCCGAGATCCTGAAGATCATGGGCTTCTGGATCCAGCTCGGCGTCTCCGGCTTCCGGATGGACGCCGTGCCCTTCGTGATCGCCACCAAGGGCGCCAAGGTGAAGAAGCCGGTCGAGCAATACGACATGCTGCGCGCGTTCCGCGAGTTCCTGCAATGGCGGCAGGGCGATGCCATCATCCTGGCCGAAGCCAATGTGTTGCCGGAAACCGACATGGAATATTTCGGCCGCGACGCCGACCGCATGCACATGATGTTCAACTTCCACGTCAACCAGCATCTTTTCTACGCGCTGGCCTCCGCCGACTCGCGTCCGCTCGCGAAGGCGCTGAAAGCGACCAAGCCGCGGCCGGCGTCGGCGCAATGGGGCCTGTTCCTGCGCAATCACGACGAGCTAGATCTGGGGCGGCTGACCAAGGCCCAGCGCGACACCGTGTTCAGGAATTTCGGCCCCGACAAGGACATGCAGCTCTACGACCGCGGCGTCAGGCGGCGCCTCGCGCCGATGCTCGGCGGCGACCGGCGGCGGCTCGAGCTCGCCTATAGCCTGATGTGCACGCTGCCGGGAACGCCCGTCATCCGCTATGGCGACGAGATCGCGATGGGCGATGATCTGTCGCTGCCCGAACGCAATTGCGCGCGCACACCGATGCAATGGTCGACCGAGCCCCACGGCGGCTTCACCAAGAGCGACAAGCCGGCATGCCCCGTCATCGACAAGGGCCCCTACGGCTACCAGCACATCAATGTCGCCAAACAGCGTCGCGATCCCGATTCCATGCTGAACTGGACCGAGCGCATCGTCCGCATGCGGAAAGAGGTGCCGGAGATCGGCTGGGGCGATTTTGCGATCATTGCGACGCGCGATCCCGCCGTGTTCGTCATGCGTTATGACTGGCGCAACAACTCCGTGCTATTCGTGCACAATCTCGACGGCAAGCCGCGCGAGACCGCGTTCTCGACGGGGCTGCCGGGCGAGGCCGGCGCGCACCTGATCAATCTGCTCGCGGAGGACCACAGCCACGCCGACAAGCGCGACCAGCATCGAATCGTGCTGGAGCCGTATGGCTATCGCTGGTATCGCGTCGGCGGGCTGGATTATCTCTTGAAGCGGAGCGACATCGACGGGACGACATCGCAAGGGAACAAGCATCCGGGCTGATGTTGCCGCTTCGCTTTCCCCACACTCAGCGCTGTCGTCCGGACAAGCGCGCCTCAAGCGCGGGTAGATCCGGAACGACAGCTAGGGTGGAACAACCACCACCCCCTCATTGCCGCGCAAATCCAGCACGCCTTCGATCCGCTCCCCCTCGCGGTCCAGGAACGTCGACAGCAATATGCTACTGCCGAAGCGGATCGCGCTGGTGGTGACCGCGACGGGCGCGGGGCCCAGATTGAGCGCCACGATCACCGCCTGCCCCTCGGCCTCGCGGCGATAGATCAAGAGATCGCCTTGCGCCGTGATCGGACGATAATCGCCCGCGACCAGCGGCCGACTGCTCTTCCGCAGGGTGATCAGACGCTTGTAGAGGTTGAGGATCGAGCGCGCATCGGCTTCGAGATTGACGACATTGTCGTGCACATGGTGCTCCGGCAGCGGCAGCCACGGCCGCGCCGCCGAGAAGCCGGCGAATTTGGAGGAATCCCACTGCATCGGCGTGCGGCAGCCGTCTCTGCCGACACCGATGCCCGGCACGTTCTTCTCGAAGGGGTCGCGAACATCCTCCGGCGCGATCGCCACCTGATGCATGCCGATCTCGTCGCCGCAATAGAGCGTCGGCGTGCCGCGTAGCGTCAGCAGCAGCATGGCGGCGACTCGCGCCTGCTCCGGCCCGACGCGGCTCGCGACCCGCGGGCGATCGTGATTGCCGAGCACCCAGTTCGGCCAGGCGCCGCGCGGCAGCGCCTTTTCGTAATCCTCGATGATCCTTTCGATCGATCGCGCGCTCCAGAAGGTCGAAAGCAGCGCGAAGTTGAACGGCATCTGCGCGCCGGTGAGGTCGTTGCCGTAATAGGCCATGAGACGGTGCAGCGGCAGATAGACCTCGCCGATCAGCACACGGGCTCCGAATTCGTCGGTGACGCGCCGCATCTCGGCGATGACATCATGCACCTCCGGCTGGTCGGTGGAATATTGCGTCATGATCCTTTCGTTCGGCGGCCGGCCCTTGACGTAATGCGGATTGGGCGGGTTGTCGCGGAATTCGGAATCCTTGATCAGGTGCCAGATCACGTCGACGCGAAAGCCGTCGACGCCCTTGTCGAGCCAGAACCGCATCACGTCGTAGATCGCGGCGCGGACGTCCGGATTGCGCCAGTTGAGGTCCGGCTGCTGGGCTAGGAAGGCGTGGTAATAATATTGCCCCGTAGCCTCGTCGAACTGCCACGCGCTGCCGCCGAACTCGGACAGCCAGTTGTTCGGCACCCCGCCATCGGGTGCCGGATCGCGCCAGACGTACCAGTCGCGCTTGGGATTGTCGCGCGAGGCGCGGCTCGCGACGAACCAGGGATGCTGGTCGGAGGTGTGGTTCGGCACGAGATCGAGGATCAGCTTCAGGCCGTTGTCGTGGGCGGCCGCGATCAACGCATCGAAATCGGCCATCGTGCCGAACAGCGGCTCGATGCCGGTATAGTCGGAGATGTCGTAGCCGAAATCTTCCATCGGCGAGGGAAAGATCGGCGACAGCCAGATCGCATCGACACCGAGCGATTTGACGTAAGGCAGCCGCTGCAGGATGCCGGCGAGATCGCCGACGCCGTCACCATCGGAGTCCTGAAAGGAGCGCGGGTAGATCTGATAGAAGATGCCGTCGCGCCACCAGTTCTCGTTGCTTTGAGCCATGCGAAAAGACCACCCGGAATCTGCGTATTGTGCGGGAGAACGCGACAACACCGCCCCGGTTCAAATTGGCAGGCCAATTGGGACCGCCGTGTGACTGCTGTTCCCGGGAGCCGGCCCGAATCTTTTGCTTGGCGGCCTGGCAAAAATCGGCATTGTGGCGCCATGACCGAGCAAAACGACACCCAAGACTCTTCGCAAGCCAAGGCGGGCGCGATCATCGTTCCCGTGACACTGTTCGAGCAGAACTGCACCATCATCTGGGACGAGCCCAGCAAGAAGGCCGTGGTGATCGATCCCGGCGGCGACGTGCCGAAGATCCTGGACGCGATCAAGCAGACCGGCGTCACCGTGGAGAAGATCTGGCTGACCCACGGTCATATCGACCATGTCGGCGGCGCGGCCGATTTGCGCGATGCACTGAAAGTTCCGATCGAGGGCCCGCATGAAGCAGACAAATTCCTGCTCGACAATGTGGTCGAGAGCGGCGCACGTTTCGGCATGACCGGCGTGCGCAACTTTGCGCCCGACCGCTGGCTCGCCGAGGGCGACACCGTGTCGATCGGCGATCTCAAGTTCGACATCTTCCACTGCCCCGGACACTCGCCGGGCAGCGTGGTGTTCTTCAACAAGCAGCTGCGCTTCGCCCATGTCGGCGACGTCCTGTTCGCCGGCTCGGTCGGGCGCACCGATTTGCCCGGCGGCAGTCACGCCACGCTGATCAACTCGATCCTCACCAAGCTGCTGCCGCTCGGCGACGATGTCGGCTTCATCTGCGGCCATGGCGCCGGCTCCAGCATCGGCCAGGAGCGGATGACAAATCCGTTCATCACCGGCGAGACGTGAGCTTTATTCTGCCGCGTCCACAAACGCCGCCGCTTCACTGAGGTGACGATCGCCCCAGTCGCGGATCGCTGCGACCACAGGCACGAAGCTTTTGCCCTTACGGGTCAGGCGATACTCGACCTTCGGCGGCACTTCGCCGAAATCCTTGCGGTCGATCAGGCCGCTCGCGGTCAGGGCCTTCAGTTCACGGCTGAGCACGCGCGGGGTGATCTCCGCGCTCCCGCTCGTGCCGCGCAACAGGCCGCTGCGGATCTCGCCATAGCGGCGCGGGCCGTCCTTGAGGTCCCAGACGATGCGCAGCTTGTACTTGCCGCTGATCATCTTCTGAAACGCCG encodes the following:
- a CDS encoding M48 family metallopeptidase — protein: MICFCAERFPWRRLWQNPGELLLPGLTDMATRALLYRRPHEPKTVLITHGSQYFAIRLRRHRRARRYTLRIHPSDREAILTMPPRGTLAEAKDFAQRHGAWIAARLGRLPKAAPFQPGTVIPLRGTPHRIVHRAGTRGTVWTEVRDSGERILCVAGGLEHVDRRVSDFLKREARHDLQRSSEAYAAELGVRVKRLSIRDQSSRWGSCTSAGSLSFSWRLILAPPFVLDYLAAHEVAHLVEMNHSARFWRVCGKVCPSMERAKKWLDTYGNDLHRYGVED
- a CDS encoding polyhydroxyalkanoate depolymerase, translating into MPIGEFGGAPPLAAEGSPVLTTPMYWMYEMAHASLNPARAVTDATKLLFQNPLNPWARTEVGKSVAAACELFERTTRRYGKPEWGLDDTEVNGIRVPVEVRSVWEKPFCRLLYFDRKFTRPLRSPQPRVLIVAPMSGHYATLLRGTVEAFLPAHEVYITDWADARMVPLSDGRFDLDDYIDYVIEMLHVLGGNTHVLAVCQPSVPVVAAVSVMESLRDPFVPTSMTLMGGPIDTRRNPTAVNNLAQERGIDWFRNHVITKVPFPHPGMMRDVYPGFLQLNGFISMNLDRHMDAHKQLFAHLVKGDGDLVDKHREFYDEYLAVMDLSAEYYLQTVDTVFVKHSLPKGEMAHRGTLVDPSKVTRVALMTVEGENDDISGLGQTEATHTLCSSIPDHRRVHYVQKGVGHYGVFNGSRFRSEIVPRIHDFMVSAANPSSLQARAAE
- a CDS encoding ABC transporter permease, translating into MTELSLHRGISVHRIGAMILRYWYLLMSSWPRLLELLYWPALQVITWGFIQYYIAENSNFFARAGGTLIGAVILWDILFRGQLGFSISFLEEMWARNIGNLMMSPLRPIEFLLSLMVMSLIRLAIGIIPMTVLALVMFHFNVYALGLPLIAFFCNLIFTSWSVGIFVSGLVLRNGLGAESIVWTLMFAILPLACVYYPVSVLPVWLQPIAWALPPTYVFEGMRALLIERTFRIDLMLDALAINAVLLGASFWAFLALLRSAKRNGSLLSGGE
- a CDS encoding ABC transporter ATP-binding protein; amino-acid sequence: MTGNDKASSPPTVAGRSSSAAIEVDHLVKVYKQTRAVDDISFSLPRGSITGLLGGNGAGKTTTIAMIMGLVLPTSGRVQVLGHGMPEESASVLGRMNFESPYVDMPMRLTVRQNLTVFGKLYAVKHLSERIAALADDLDLTEFIDRANGKLSAGQKTRVALAKALINRPELLLLDEPTASLDPDTADWVRAHLERYRKDNNATILLASHNMLEVERLCDRVIIMKRGRIEDDDTPEAIMARYNRTTLEEVFLDVARGRANGAKEAAR
- a CDS encoding ActS/PrrB/RegB family redox-sensitive histidine kinase, encoding MTETADTDFRHAQRHIRLDTILRLRWLAVLGQLAAIFIVAQGLEFNVEIVPCVSIIALSAALNLALQTVSNPLQRLEPMQAAGLLALNIVELAGLLYFTGGLQNPFSFLFLAPVLISATALPARSTFGLGVLAVACASVLFFFHLPLPWDSDDPLVLPPIYLVGVWLSIVLAIGVTSLYSFQVTEEARKLADALAATELVLTREQHLTQLDGLAAAAAHELGTPLATIFLISRELEKTVKDASFAADLKTLREQTQRCRDILSKITQLSSTGAPFDRMKLSELIEEVVAPHRDFGVEIKVRIAVAAVSEPVGSRNPAILYGVGNIVENAVDFARTTVEVNAWWNKDTIELLISDDGPGIPPDILNRIGEPYLSRRRTTDDGGGERRGLGLGVFIARTLLERTGAKVLFTNRIFPDHGAVVQITWPRQRFEAIESLEETIG
- a CDS encoding ActR/PrrA/RegA family redox response regulator transcription factor, encoding MNAIAELNEQTDRSLLIVEDDKPFLERLSRAMETRGFAVTSCDTVSDGLAQIGRSAPAFAVVDLRLGDGNGLDVVSALKKKRPDARAIVLTGYGNIATAVTAVKMGAIDYLSKPADADDVVAALLSTSADKSDLPTNPMSADRVRWEHIQRIYEMCNRNVSETARRLNMHRRTLQRILAKRAPR
- a CDS encoding MmcB family DNA repair protein, translating into MDNTARNIALVPPPDRRQSETALAIARGTARLLRSLGFTCISELPLPSGRRADLVALNERGEIWIVEIKSSVEDLRADQKWHEYRAHCDRLFFAFTQDLPCEIFPEGTGLIIADAYGAHLHCEAPEHKLAAATRKQMTVRFGMAAALRINRLVDPQGHADFWE